A single region of the Nicotiana sylvestris chromosome 6, ASM39365v2, whole genome shotgun sequence genome encodes:
- the LOC104238992 gene encoding inositol-tetrakisphosphate 1-kinase 1-like, with protein MSERRFRFGYVLAPKKLSSFIQDSLVNHAQQQGIDLIPIDLNKSLIEQGPFDCIFHKLYGPEWRKQLEEFSVQNPTTIIIDPIDAIEKLHNRISMLEVVNELKITQENETIGVPLQIFIQENSDSLLDHITRQGLDFPVIAKPLIANGTADSHQMYLVLKPAGLEELKPPIVLQEFVNHGGVIFKVYVAGEHVKCVKRRSLPDISEEKLGTLENLIAFSQISNLTAQDQNDDSFAELIENAEMPPLGFVTEVANQLRDALKLHLFNFDMIRDTRAGNRYLVIDINYFPGYAKMPSYETILTAFFLDIARQKQSNESG; from the coding sequence ATGTCAGAAAGGAGATTTCGCTTTGGTTATGTACTTGCACCAAAGAAACTAAGCAGCTTTATTCAAGATTCCCTCGTCAATCATGCCCAACAACAAGGTATTGATCTAATCCCAATCGATCTGAATAAATCATTAATCGAACAAGGTCCTTTTGATTGTATTTTCCACAAGCTATATGGTCCTGAATGGAGAAAACAGTTAGAAGAATTTTCCGTCCAGAACCCAACCACCATCATAATAGATCCCATTGATGCTATTGAAAAACTCCACAACCGAATTTCAATGCTTGAAGTTGTTAACGAATTAAAAATTACCCAAGAAAATGAAACTATTGGAGTCCCTCTTCAGATTTTTATTCAAGAAAATTCTGATTCTCTCTTAGACCATATCACACGTCAAGGGTTGGATTTCCCCGTTATTGCTAAGCCGTTAATTGCTAACGGGACAGCTGATTCACACCAAATGTATTTAGTTTTAAAACCAGCAGGACTAGAAGAGCTGAAACCGCCAATCGTGTTACAGGAGTTTGTTAATCATGGTGGAGTTATTTTTAAGGTTTATGTAGCAGGGGAACATGTGAAATGTGTGAAAAGAAGGTCATTGCCTGATATTTCTGAGGAGAAATTGGGCACTTTAGAGAATTTGATAGCGTTTTCGCAGATATCTAATTTGACTGCTCAAGATCAGAATGATGATAGTTTTGCTGAACTGATTGAAAATGCGGAAATGCCTCCGTTAGGATTTGTGACAGAAGTGGCTAATCAGTTGAGGGATGCGTTGAAGTTGCATCTTTTTAACTTTGATATGATAAGAGATACTAGAGCTGGAAATCGGTATCTTGTTATTGATATCAATTACTTCCCTGGATATGCTAAGATGCCGTCTTATGAAACTATTTTGACtgcatttttccttgatattgcTCGCCAGAAGCAAAGCAACGAATCTGGTTAG